In Haliscomenobacter hydrossis DSM 1100, the DNA window GATCCTAAGCATGACTCACAATTACTTAAAAATACACTTAATTTTTGGGGGAAGGACGCATATTCAATGATTCTCTTGTTTTTTGTTTCCGATGGGGATATTAATTCTATGATGGAGGATTCTAAAGTTAAATATAAGAACGCTGCAAGTAGATGGCTTTTTACCTTAAGACAATCTGTGGGAGGATACATAGATTTTTCTGTTTATCAATTTCCTGTATTTGTAGCAGAGAAAACAGGGAGCGCATCTACTTGGCAACCTAATGATCTTGGATTAACTGGAGGGGGAGAAAAAAGAAGCCCATTTTTTATTTTTGGCAATGATAAAGCTACAGCTTACAATTGGCTTGATGGAGGAAACTGGCTTTGGGGGAATGCTGTAAATAGATTGGGTGGTTCAAAAGAAAACGCAAATAACTGGGCTCGATCTTTTAATAAAGGGGATTCTGCTGCAGATTTAAAGGCAATATCGAATGGATGGTCTTATCAAGCAAAGAAACGATAAATTCAACAAAAGATGAAAAGGCTTCGAAGTATTATATATGGCTTTACATTCATGCTTTGTTCAAGTTGTTTTAACAATGTGGATAAGCAGTTGGATACATGGAACCAAAGACTTTGTTGTCCTTTGAAAGATATTATGGTTAAAACCATAAAGTATAAAAATACAGATGGAATAACTGTTTCATTCTGTCAGCAGTTAAAGACTGAACTTTTTTTGAGTTTAATTAAAAAAAATCAGGAAGGTGCTTACGAGGAAATTTTTTCACTTAGATCTCAAGGGATGAGTAATTTAACAAAAATTCAGTTTGGAAAAAACTTACCCAATGGGTTTTTAGGAGAATATTTATCTACTATAAGTTTAACTAATGGGGACTATAGGTTACATTTAGCTACTCATTCTTCTTGTGGTGAAATTCTTTTTAGCTTAGAAAAAGAAGGAATAAAGGATATTAAATATTCTTGTATTTTTAAGTGTGAATGAGTGCGACCTAAATACAGAATAAAAAAGAGTAAAGCGATTCTTGATTTGGCTCTAAGTTTTTCTAAATGAGTATTTTGTAAGCAAAACATCGAATAGGTATTTGAAAGAACTATAGGATATAAGCATATTTAAATGTTCTCGTTTTAGGCAAAATGGAGCACGAAAAGTGGAGTATAGCATCGCTACGTGAGCATTTTTGGCGCGAAATTCATTTCAAATCGAGCTATTTGCGGCAAAAAAAAAATTACATGAAAGCAATTTATTTGTTCCTGTTTGTATTTCAAGTTCTAGTCACTACAACTTGCAAGCACTATGAAAAAAAGCCGCATACTGGATTCAATATTTCGAACTTGATGGTTTCAGAGATCGATACGACACTTAGTGCTGGAGATCTTGGAAACGGCATTTTGAAGATAAGTTTTACACTACATTATAACTCAGATTCGATTTTTATTCCCATTCCTCTTGGTGGGAAAAATTTATTGATGATGCCTTATTCTAAAAGCATGAACTTTGTTCTTAATGGGGAAATTAAAAATATAGTGGGTGTCACTGATTTTGTATACGACAAAATTAAAATAGAAAAAGGTAAGCCCAAACGAATGGCTATACTTTTGCCGAAGCGAAATTATGTGGATACATGTAAGTTTTACTTTGAATTGTTCCGAACATCTAATGTGAAAATGGACTCCGTCGGAATTCTAAATTTATATTTCGGTAAAGAAAATAAAATTGATTATTCTTCGGTTGAAATAGCCCCTCGTTGAAAGCTACGATTCGCGACCGGTGCCGTCATCATCTACAACCACCTCAACCTACCCCGCCTGTTCACCCTCGGCAGCAATACCATCGAGATAGAATACGACGGCGGCGGCAACAAACTGCGCAAAACAGTAAAACAGGGCAGCACCACCCTCTACATCCAAAACTACCTGGGTGGCATTGAATACAATAGTGCCCGCCTGGAAGCCGTTTTCCATGCCGAGGGGCGGGTGTACAATCCCAAAAAATCAAGTTAAAAATGTCGATTAATATTGTCCCAGCACTTACCAATTGATTATATCGCCTTCCTTACCATCGTGTAAAGGAGGAGCTTTTATTTCCAATCGTCCTCATCCAGGTTTTCTACCCAGGCGGTCAGGTTATTGCCGATGCGGTTTTCTTCCAATTTGGCCGAGTCAGATCCCGCCATGATGTTGCCTTTTTGAATGTCCTTTTTGTGGCGGCTCCAGCGTCCCATGATCGCAACCAGGATATCAATCAGGCCAAACTTCTGTTCGGCAAGTTCCAGGGCCTGGTCAATGTCTCCCAAGGCGACCATTTTTTTGAGCTGATTTTTAAAGCCCTCCAATGAGTCGGCGGATGGTTTGGAGGGTAACTCCGGGATCGGCGCAGCCTTGACCAATTGCAGCTGTTGGGTGAAGTCCATTTTGCCGTAGACTCCCCAAGGCATCAGCGCAGCGGGTGTATCCCCCGTTTTGCGCGGCACACTTTCTCTGAATTGGGTATTGAGAATATCGGCACCATCGAGTACCGACTTGGCCATTTCAAAGGCGCCGCTCAAGGTCTGGTTCTCCTGGGTAAATGAGGTATAAAACGCTTTCGAAAAATTGAAAGCCCGCTGGTCATCAATTTTGCTGGAAGTAGCAATCACGGCAATGTCGCGCCCAAGTCCCTCCAGGATTTTGCTTACCATGCCCTGGGTCGAGCAGCCATTCAGGAAGATGATCTGCAAATTGGCCATCCCTTTCAACAATTGTACAAATTGCTCGATGCCTTGCGGACGGTTTTCCAGTTCCAGGTACAAACTGTCGGCATGCCCGCCGTAGTGAAACACCGTTACCTGATCGTGGTACGCTGTCATGGCGTCGAATAGGTCATCGGTCGTGGCATTGCTGATGATCTCGTACTCCAGTTTGTCTTGCAAGCCCAACAAAATGCGCCGCAGTTCCGAAGTTTCCTTTTTCAGGTATTCGAGGTAGTTGTCTTGTTTGTTGGAAAAAGCGAGTAGGATGAAAGGCATGGTAAAAGGGTTTGAAGGTGAGGGGGTTCGTAGTTCGGGGGTTCGGGGGTTCGAGGGTTCGTAGTTCGGGGGTTCGGGGGTTCGAGGGTTCGTAGTTCGGGGGTTCGGGGGTTCGGGGGTTCGAGGGTTCGTAGTTCGAGGGTTCGGGGGTTCGGGTTACAAGTTTAGCAGAATTGTGTGCCAACCCCCGAACTACGAACCCCCGAACCCTCGAACCCCCACCCCTTTTCTACAATTTTCTCTTCTTTGGTCTAGGTTTTTGGTTCGACGCAATGTGAAAAAGGGCATCGCCCTGGCTCACCACGGGGGTGTTGTTGTGTCCAATGATAAAACCGCTGTGTTTGGCTTTTACCTGGGTGCGTTCCTCTCCAAAAGGATCGGTGATGAAAGCCAGAATTTCGTCTTTTTTCACTTGTTCTCCCGAGCATTTCACCCAATGAAACATCCCGGAACGCGGTGAGCGCAACCAGGAAGTATGCTCAAAATATTTACTGGCTTCAGCGGGAGCCGCTTCGGTGAACATTCCTTTGTACTGCATCACCCGCTTCATGCCCAGGATGCCTTGTTGGATTGAGAACTCATCGAAGCGTAAATTTTCTCCGCCTTCGTACACAATAATGGCTTTGTTGAGGTCCACTGCCGTGCGCCGCAGGGAAGATTTGACGGGTTTACCCTCAATGGTGAAGGGGGCGCCAAAAGCCTTGGCCAATTCTGCACTGGGCAAATGATCGGGCGTGAAACGTACTTGTGGGTAATTGTAATGTCCGCGTCCTCCGGTATGGAAGTCAATGCCAAAGTCAATGACAGGCAAAATTTCACGGGTAAAAATCCGTGCTACTCGCGAAGCCAGAGAGCCGGTGGCATTGCCGGGGAAGCGGCGGTTTACATCTTTGCCATCCGGCACATCCCGGGAGAAATTAATAAAACCGTAGACGTTTAGTAGTGGAATGGCAATCACTGTACCCGCGTGCAAATGCGTGAATATGCCTTGCTCGACGGAGCGCCGTACTATTTCGACCCCGTTGACCTCGTCACCGTGTACGCCGCCTAGCGCAACCATACATGGCCCTACCCGAGGCCCCCGATACACATGGGCTCGGATAGAAATAATGTTACCAGAGGGAATTCGTCCCACGGGAATTTTGATGACCACATTTTGCCCTGCCTCAATCAGCGTATTGTAAATCTTGATGGGTTTACTTTGGGTGGCTTTAGTACGGGAATAACCTGTGTTCATTCATTTCGAATTTCCATTGCATCAAACGACCAGCTTTTTTTTCAAGCTGCCGTTTTTTAACGCCAAAACTTTCTTTTCAACGAAGTCAAAAATTTTACCAGCAACATCAATCTGGGTCGTATTTTCGATGCCTTCCAAGCCAGGCGAAGCGTTGACTTCCATAATCAAAGGCCCTCTTTCTGAGCGCAAAATATCTACACCCGCTACATCCAAACCCACGGCTTTGGCTGCTGTACGGGCTACATGATCTTCTTGCGGAGTCAGTCGTTCTTGTTCTGCGCTGGCACCCCGGTGCAGGTTCGAGCGAAATTCTCCATCGCGCGCCTGGCGTTTCATGGATGCGATCACCTTGCCATTTACGACAAAGGCCCGAATATCGGCTCCACGGGCTTCGCGGATGAATTCCTGCATGATCACCCTTTCATTTAACCGGTGAAAAGCTTCGATGGTTGATTCGGCATTGCGGTAGGATTCCGACAAAATTACGCCCAATCCATGCGTACTTTCCAACAATTTGATGACCACGGGCAAACCGCCCACCATGGAAATCAAGGGGCCGATGGGTTGACCTTCGCCCACATAGGCCGTTTGAGGTACATCAAGTTCTATCTCTTGCAGTCGTTGCAAACAGCGCAATTTGTCGCGCACCAGCAACAGTGCTTCCGGTTTTACGGTAGAAAAAACCTTCATCAAACGCAGTTGGGTCAGCACCGCAGCCCCCATCAAAGTGAAATTGGTGGAGATGCGCGGGATGACTGCATCCAGGTGGCTGAGCGGGAAGTCTTTGTAATACATTTCTGCCCGGCCTTGTTCCATGATCAAACTACATTGCTTGTAGTCAATGAGTTCGATCTGATGCCCTCGAGCAAGTCCGCAGCGCTGTAGCGACTGCGTAGAATATACTTCCTGCGAAGTAGAAAGGATGCCTATTTTCATTGTTGCTTACTTGGATATTCATGTGGATTATACAAACACTCCAGAGCGGGCAATTTACAACTAAACTCCATTGAAGCAATTTTTAGGCCCTTCTTTTGGACAGACATTCGTCGAATAGCTCAATTCTGACAAAACTGAAGTTCCTTCAATAATTTGAGATTATTTTTACCTTAGCTGCATAATCTTCATATCCATGTATTTCCGAATTCTTGCATCGATATTCTTTTTTTTGGGACTGTGCTCAAAACCAACGTTTGCGCAAAGTCAATTCAATTTTTCTGATAGCACGCGGGTAAGTTTGCTCACCTGTTCGCAAGGCAATGCCTTGTACAGCACCTTTGGACACAGTGCAGTGCGGGTGTACGACCCCCTTAGTGGCATGGATGCCGTATTCAATTGGGGCATTTTTGATTTTGACACCCCGAATTTTTACTGGAAATTCATGCGGGGAAAGTTGCTTTATAAAATGGGCGGAGAACGGTTTGTGGATTTTTACGCCGAATACCAGTACCTGCGCCGTGGCGTCGTGGAAACCCCGATGAATTTGCCCCTGGAAGCCAAACGCAAGCTGATCAAAACCATCGAAACCAACTATCTGCCTGAAAACCGCAAATACAAATACGACTTCTTTTTCGACAATTGTGCCACCCGCATTCGCGACGTAGTTGAACGTGCCCTGCCCGTTCAATACGCAGATACCACCCGGACTATCAAGCCTTTGCGCCGTTTATTGGATGAATATCTGGGCAATTTACCCTGGTCTGATTTTGGCATCGATCTGGTTTTGGGCTTGCCCGCCGATCAGCTGGGTACTTTCCGCTACGAGATGTTTTTGCCGGATTATTTGGGTAAAAACCTTCCCCATGCGCAGTACCAGGGCAAACCCATCACCGGGCCAGAAGAACGATTGCTGCCTGCCGATCCACTGCCGCCTTCCAAAGCGCCCAAACCCATTGTGCTCATGTTGGTCATCATGCTGGCCTGGGTAGGGGTTGGTTTTTTTAAAAATAAAACCTTCGTGCGCATCCTGGATCGTCTGTTTTTTATTCTAATTGGCCTGGCGGGCTGTCTGATGCTCTTCCTTTGGTTTGCAACCGATCACCTGGCTACGAAAGATAACCTCAACGTACTTTGGGCCAATCCCCTGTATTTTTTCGCCCTGGGTTCGCTCCGAGGTAAACGCCAATATTGGCTCTGGATCATCGGCGGCTTGTGTGTGTTCACCATCCTCTTTTTTCCATTTTCGCCCCAACTGTTGCATCCGGCGATCATTCCGATTTTGCTGGGGGTGGCGGGGCGCTGCGCTTTTCTTCTTAAAGGGTTCGGGGGTTCGTAGTTCGGGGGTTCGTAGTTCGAGGGTTCGGGGGTTATGGTCTCCGCTATTGGAACGCCCCGAACCCCCGAACCCCCGAACCCCCGAACCCCTGAACCCCTGAACCCCTGAACCCCTGAACCCCCGAACCCTCGAACCCTCGAACCCCTGAACCCCCGAACCCCCGAACCCCCGAACCCCCGAACCCCCGAACCCCCGAACCCTCGAACCCCCGAACCCTCGAACCCCCGAACCCCCGAACCCCTCGAACCCCCGAACCCTCGAACCCTCAAACCTTCCAACCACATGACTTTACCTTCCCACTTCGACACCATCATCTTCGACCTCGGCGGCGTACTCGTCGACTGGAACCCGCGCTACATGTACCGTCAAATCTTCAGCGATGAGGCCGAGATGGAACGTTTCCTGGAGGAAGTAACCACTGGCCACTGGAACGAGCAGCAAGACGCCGGGCGTACTCTGGCTGAAGCTACCGAGCTACTGGTGGCGGAGCACCCGCATTACGAACCCGAAATCCGCGCTTTTTATGGCCGCTGGACCGAAATGTTGAACGGTGCTATCGAAGACACTGTAGCCATCCTGGATGAAATCCGCAACAAGGGCAAACACCGGGTATACGCCCTCACCAATTGGTCGAACGAAACCTTTCCTTATGCCTTGGATAACTTCCACTTCTTGCATTGGTTTGAAGGCATTCTGGTTTCGGGTGACGAAAAATTGATCAAGCCCGATCCGGCCATTTATGAGTTGCTCCTGAGTCGCTACAACATCGAGCGCAGTACCGCACTGTTCATCGATGACAACCTCAATAATGTACACGGCGCCTTGGCGGTAGGATTGCCTGCGGTGCAGTTTGAATCGCCAGAGCAGTTGCGGGCGTTTTTGGTGGAGAAGGGGGTGCTGTAGTGCACCCGCCTACAGCGGATTTTTTCACCACGGATTTCACGGATTTTCACAGATTTTTTCGTCATGTCCATAAAATCTGTGAAAATCCGTGAAATCCGTGGTGAAATTATCTTTATCAATTTCCGCCGCAGGCGGGGTGTTAAACTTTTACTTTCGGCGAATATATTAGTCGCCACAATTGGTATTCCTCCCGACAAAATAAGCCCGCCCCACTACTGTGTAATCCCCTAGCTTAGCGCATCTACAAAGCTAAACGCACCTGTGATGAAAAACTACACGACCCATAGCCTCATCCTGGCTTTAACCCTTATGGCTTCCATCCTGTTTGGCCAGAGCCCCTATGTCCGGTTTTTCCGCCTCCATCCAACGGAAGCCGATTATTTGTACCACCATCCCTCCAAAAAGCCCGACTCCACTTTTTTCCATACCTCCATCAGTTCAACCCAGGCCGAACATGAAATTGGGCATTACCTGAAAGTCAGCCCCTTCGGAGAATCCGCCTATGTGGCCCTTTATACCAACAGCCCAATTCGAGTACAGGTACTCAACAACCGCCATGACCTGTCCATTTTGGTGAAAGACACCTTGGGGCAAAACCTGTCATCCGCCGAGGTGTTTTTAGACCAGAAAAAGATCCGCTACGATCCAGTCACCGAAAGTTTTCACTGCAAGCGTTCGCCCAAAACGGGGGTATTGAAAGTGCGCATACCCAGCCACAGTACGTACTATGAATTGGAACGTCAAGGTCGAAAAATACCCATCCTGGCTCCTTATGATCGGTTTGCTTCCACGGCGGTGGGGCGGGTCGTCACCTGGCCACTGCGGGTGCTGAGTACACCTGTACGGTATGTTGCCCGCAGCATCCGTTCCCGTCACTGGAGTTTGCCCTGGAAATACTGGTTTCCCCGCAACTACAATCGGGAGATGCAAGGATACATTGCTTTGAGTCAGCCGATTTATCGCATTGGCGACACCTTGAAGATGAAAGCTTATGTGACCGCGCCGGGAGGTCGACCATTGGGTGCAAAACTTGAGCTGAACATCGCCCAGCGCTGGCCAAAACAAGTGCTGAACAAAACCATTGAACCCGAAAAACCGGGCGTGTACATCTTTGATTGGCCTTTGGCGGATACGCTCGACATTGATCGGGATTACTCCATCTCTATCGCGCATCCGGGCCATGAGCGGTGGTCAGACTTATCCCAGCCCTTCCGTTTGGAAGCCTATGAACTGGACGAAATCAAGTATGAACTGAACTCGGCGACCACCACGTTTCAACGCGGTGAAAAATGTATCCTTACCCTCAGCGCCAAAACCACCAATGGGCTAAGTGTGCCCGATGCCGAAGCAGAAATATTTCTGCTGGCGGGAGCAATCCATCGTTTTTATGCCGAGCAGGTTGTGGTGCCCGACACCCTCTGGCGCAGCAAAGAAAGCCTGGGCGTACGTGGGGAATGGCGCCTGGTTTTGCCCGATTCTCTGTTTCCGGAAGCATCGATGGATATTCGTTGTCATGTTTATTTCAACAACAGCGCTGGTCAACTGGATTTTAAAGAAAAAGTAGTCAAGTTTTTAAACCAGTCCGATGTGAAACTCAGCCTGGACAAATTTGAGGTCCTTGCGACC includes these proteins:
- a CDS encoding RHS repeat domain-containing protein encodes the protein MLNVTAGTDNEIIQENQYYPFGMNQEGTFMNDAAVKDTKYQYNGKELNDDFGLGWSDYGARWYDASIGRWNGVDPLGEKYMNVSGYVYALNNPVLFIDPDGREVTKNKEKLKSEYEDSKFFNDLIFNPDDYYVFDQNGHYVRTEKNDKPDQIVIEDSKSGKRQNVQFNDPKHDSQLLKNTLNFWGKDAYSMILLFFVSDGDINSMMEDSKVKYKNAASRWLFTLRQSVGGYIDFSVYQFPVFVAEKTGSASTWQPNDLGLTGGGEKRSPFFIFGNDKATAYNWLDGGNWLWGNAVNRLGGSKENANNWARSFNKGDSAADLKAISNGWSYQAKKR
- a CDS encoding succinylglutamate desuccinylase/aspartoacylase family protein gives rise to the protein MNTGYSRTKATQSKPIKIYNTLIEAGQNVVIKIPVGRIPSGNIISIRAHVYRGPRVGPCMVALGGVHGDEVNGVEIVRRSVEQGIFTHLHAGTVIAIPLLNVYGFINFSRDVPDGKDVNRRFPGNATGSLASRVARIFTREILPVIDFGIDFHTGGRGHYNYPQVRFTPDHLPSAELAKAFGAPFTIEGKPVKSSLRRTAVDLNKAIIVYEGGENLRFDEFSIQQGILGMKRVMQYKGMFTEAAPAEASKYFEHTSWLRSPRSGMFHWVKCSGEQVKKDEILAFITDPFGEERTQVKAKHSGFIIGHNNTPVVSQGDALFHIASNQKPRPKKRKL
- a CDS encoding RimK family alpha-L-glutamate ligase, with translation MKIGILSTSQEVYSTQSLQRCGLARGHQIELIDYKQCSLIMEQGRAEMYYKDFPLSHLDAVIPRISTNFTLMGAAVLTQLRLMKVFSTVKPEALLLVRDKLRCLQRLQEIELDVPQTAYVGEGQPIGPLISMVGGLPVVIKLLESTHGLGVILSESYRNAESTIEAFHRLNERVIMQEFIREARGADIRAFVVNGKVIASMKRQARDGEFRSNLHRGASAEQERLTPQEDHVARTAAKAVGLDVAGVDILRSERGPLIMEVNASPGLEGIENTTQIDVAGKIFDFVEKKVLALKNGSLKKKLVV
- a CDS encoding DUF4105 domain-containing protein; the encoded protein is MYFRILASIFFFLGLCSKPTFAQSQFNFSDSTRVSLLTCSQGNALYSTFGHSAVRVYDPLSGMDAVFNWGIFDFDTPNFYWKFMRGKLLYKMGGERFVDFYAEYQYLRRGVVETPMNLPLEAKRKLIKTIETNYLPENRKYKYDFFFDNCATRIRDVVERALPVQYADTTRTIKPLRRLLDEYLGNLPWSDFGIDLVLGLPADQLGTFRYEMFLPDYLGKNLPHAQYQGKPITGPEERLLPADPLPPSKAPKPIVLMLVIMLAWVGVGFFKNKTFVRILDRLFFILIGLAGCLMLFLWFATDHLATKDNLNVLWANPLYFFALGSLRGKRQYWLWIIGGLCVFTILFFPFSPQLLHPAIIPILLGVAGRCAFLLKGFGGS
- a CDS encoding HAD family hydrolase, whose protein sequence is MTLPSHFDTIIFDLGGVLVDWNPRYMYRQIFSDEAEMERFLEEVTTGHWNEQQDAGRTLAEATELLVAEHPHYEPEIRAFYGRWTEMLNGAIEDTVAILDEIRNKGKHRVYALTNWSNETFPYALDNFHFLHWFEGILVSGDEKLIKPDPAIYELLLSRYNIERSTALFIDDNLNNVHGALAVGLPAVQFESPEQLRAFLVEKGVL